The following are encoded in a window of Fluviibacter phosphoraccumulans genomic DNA:
- the purM gene encoding phosphoribosylformylglycinamidine cyclo-ligase: MEAGDELVERIKPMAKRTMREGVMAGIGGFGAMFEISKKYKEPVLVSGTDGVGTKLRLAFAWNRHDTIGQDLVAMSVNDILVQGAEPLFFLDYFACGKLDVDTAAAVVGGIAKGCELAGAALIGGETAEMPDMYPAGEYDLAGFAVGAVEKSQIIDGKSIKAGDVVLGLASSGAHSNGYSLIRKIIERSGAKPTDLLDEQSLGDLVMAPTRIYVKSVLAAFQALPGALKGLAHITGGGITENVPRILQAGLTAEIQRNSWERPALFNWLQEAGGVADDEMHRVFNCGIGMVIVVAPENADAVAKVLAEHGEQVSRIGVIRASQPGEAPTVVV; encoded by the coding sequence ATGGAAGCGGGTGACGAACTGGTCGAGCGCATCAAGCCCATGGCCAAGCGCACCATGCGCGAAGGCGTTATGGCAGGCATTGGTGGCTTTGGTGCCATGTTCGAAATTTCCAAGAAGTACAAAGAACCGGTACTGGTGTCCGGTACGGATGGCGTGGGTACCAAGCTACGCTTAGCCTTTGCCTGGAACCGTCATGACACTATCGGCCAGGATCTGGTCGCCATGAGCGTTAATGACATTCTGGTGCAGGGCGCAGAGCCCCTCTTTTTCCTCGATTACTTTGCCTGCGGCAAACTGGATGTGGATACCGCAGCCGCTGTGGTGGGTGGTATTGCCAAAGGTTGTGAATTAGCCGGTGCAGCCCTGATCGGCGGCGAAACCGCCGAAATGCCGGATATGTACCCAGCCGGTGAATACGATCTGGCCGGTTTTGCTGTCGGCGCCGTTGAAAAGTCACAGATCATTGACGGCAAGAGCATCAAGGCCGGTGACGTGGTGCTGGGTCTGGCCTCCAGCGGTGCCCACTCGAACGGTTACTCGTTAATTCGCAAGATCATCGAACGTAGCGGCGCCAAGCCAACCGATCTACTCGATGAGCAATCGCTGGGTGATCTGGTGATGGCCCCAACCCGTATTTATGTGAAGTCTGTTTTGGCCGCTTTCCAGGCCTTGCCGGGTGCGCTTAAGGGTCTGGCGCACATTACCGGGGGCGGCATTACCGAGAACGTGCCACGCATTCTGCAAGCCGGCTTGACGGCAGAAATTCAGCGTAACAGCTGGGAGCGCCCAGCGCTGTTTAACTGGCTGCAAGAAGCCGGTGGCGTTGCCGATGATGAAATGCACCGCGTGTTCAACTGCGGTATCGGCATGGTCATCGTCGTTGCCCCGGAAAACGCTGACGCCGTTGCTAAGGTTTTAGCTGAGCATGGTGAGCAGGTGAGCCGAATTGGTGTGATTCGCGCCAGCCAACCGGGTGAAGCACCCACTGTTGTGGTTTAA
- a CDS encoding carbohydrate porin translates to MASDDNPDGFFVRPTLTGDWGGLRSTLEDNGVVISLTQTSDVMGNFNGGVRRGVEYDGLFQPQVDMDLSKLMGWAGGKAHIAAYVVQGKGISQTNLQNIMTVTNTEYGPAGAKMGEFWIQQKLFDEFLAIKVGQIEADLNFDTIESAAFMVNSTWGWPAIWAQNLPGSGPTYPNAVPGAQLILTPNEQWTFQGAVFNGNPTGKNPNGNTNGLAFPLGQGVLSFAEAIYNLNPEGKGGMPGTYKLGGWYNSQRFNSLSMANNGQPLAASDDATPQSFKGNYSLYASFDQAIWRDANTDNQGPNVFASVHVSPQSDRNQVNWFLEGGLAYTGLIDGRPLDQCAIGFGYLNMSSGYANNVQYQNQYQGTNQPIPNFESFIELDYQAVVSPWLAIQPFLTYVINPGGRAPQPQNNQLAIPSATVVGVRTIVSF, encoded by the coding sequence GTGGCCTCTGATGATAATCCTGATGGATTTTTTGTCCGCCCAACACTGACGGGTGATTGGGGTGGTTTGCGCAGCACCCTTGAAGATAACGGGGTGGTGATCAGTCTGACGCAAACCTCGGATGTGATGGGTAATTTCAACGGCGGCGTACGGCGTGGTGTTGAATATGATGGCTTGTTCCAGCCTCAGGTGGATATGGATCTGAGCAAGCTGATGGGCTGGGCGGGTGGTAAAGCGCATATCGCTGCCTACGTCGTTCAGGGCAAGGGTATTAGTCAGACGAATCTTCAGAACATCATGACGGTGACTAATACCGAATATGGCCCGGCGGGCGCCAAGATGGGGGAGTTCTGGATTCAGCAGAAGCTGTTTGATGAGTTTCTGGCTATAAAAGTGGGCCAAATCGAAGCAGACTTGAACTTTGATACCATTGAATCGGCCGCTTTTATGGTGAATAGTACCTGGGGCTGGCCTGCCATCTGGGCGCAAAACTTGCCCGGATCGGGCCCAACCTACCCCAATGCCGTCCCGGGCGCACAGCTTATTCTGACGCCGAATGAACAATGGACATTTCAGGGTGCGGTATTCAACGGTAATCCTACCGGCAAAAATCCGAATGGCAACACGAATGGACTGGCGTTTCCATTGGGTCAAGGCGTGCTCAGTTTTGCCGAAGCCATCTATAACCTAAACCCTGAAGGCAAGGGCGGTATGCCGGGCACCTATAAGCTGGGTGGTTGGTATAACTCTCAGCGTTTTAACAGTCTGAGCATGGCTAATAATGGTCAGCCTCTGGCAGCAAGTGATGATGCGACACCCCAGAGCTTTAAGGGTAACTATTCTCTTTACGCCAGCTTTGATCAGGCGATCTGGCGCGATGCCAATACGGATAACCAGGGCCCTAATGTTTTTGCCAGCGTTCATGTGAGCCCGCAAAGTGATCGCAACCAGGTGAACTGGTTCCTGGAAGGCGGCCTGGCCTATACCGGCCTGATCGATGGCCGTCCGCTCGATCAGTGTGCGATTGGTTTTGGGTACCTGAATATGAGTTCAGGCTACGCCAATAACGTGCAGTACCAGAATCAGTATCAGGGTACTAATCAGCCGATTCCCAATTTCGAATCTTTTATCGAACTCGACTATCAGGCGGTGGTTTCGCCCTGGTTGGCTATTCAGCCATTTTTGACCTATGTCATTAATCCAGGGGGGCGTGCGCCACAACCGCAAAACAACCAGCTGGCGATCCCTAGCGCCACCGTGGTGGGCGTACGGACGATTGTTTCATTCTAA
- a CDS encoding substrate-binding domain-containing protein has protein sequence MIRKFFRAGLAFCLGGLVLIGSQPALANVEAAGSPLVASTLRQWGAEFTRASGIRTSYVNSLEDVSTTELFVGIYDLAVVEFPVAEFRLSKLGLLQFPLFGFGVAVVANVPGLPSESLRFNGNVLAAIYMGQITHWDDPKIAALNPGINLPHLDIVPVAQSDGSITTLNFTRYLAAGSASWRQKVGIGSGLIWPLGDGEKDSVAAAQTLKATDGAIGFQPMMNLARFDLGATQLQNKQGDYVTITSDRVAQTFRAFVSHKRPDLIAPVNVPGSGLWPILAVVYGQMKQVPEDIPDAMETVQFLTWTLKNMPKPDASLGMVPVAYDIVAPTLNSIQGKKTYDGRAVKKGGGS, from the coding sequence ATGATACGTAAATTTTTCCGGGCAGGGTTGGCTTTTTGTCTGGGTGGGTTGGTTCTAATAGGCTCGCAGCCGGCCTTGGCCAACGTGGAAGCGGCGGGGTCTCCATTGGTGGCGTCAACGTTACGCCAGTGGGGTGCCGAGTTTACCCGTGCCAGTGGTATTCGAACGTCTTACGTCAATTCTCTAGAAGATGTGTCAACGACTGAACTTTTTGTCGGTATTTATGATTTGGCGGTTGTTGAGTTTCCGGTCGCTGAATTCCGTTTAAGTAAACTGGGACTGCTGCAATTTCCGCTGTTTGGTTTTGGTGTTGCTGTAGTGGCCAATGTGCCGGGCTTGCCATCTGAAAGCCTGCGATTTAACGGCAATGTGCTTGCTGCAATTTATATGGGGCAGATCACCCATTGGGATGATCCTAAAATAGCAGCCCTCAATCCTGGGATCAACTTGCCGCATCTGGATATTGTGCCGGTGGCTCAGTCAGATGGTTCTATTACCACGCTCAACTTTACCCGTTACCTTGCTGCGGGCTCGGCGTCTTGGCGCCAAAAGGTGGGTATTGGGTCTGGGCTGATCTGGCCTTTGGGGGATGGCGAAAAAGACAGTGTTGCCGCCGCACAGACGCTTAAAGCAACTGACGGGGCGATTGGCTTTCAACCGATGATGAATCTTGCACGATTTGATCTGGGTGCTACGCAGCTTCAGAATAAACAGGGGGATTATGTGACGATAACCTCGGACCGTGTAGCGCAAACATTCCGTGCCTTTGTCAGTCATAAAAGACCTGATCTCATCGCGCCGGTTAACGTGCCCGGTTCAGGATTGTGGCCAATTCTGGCCGTCGTTTATGGTCAAATGAAACAGGTGCCCGAGGATATTCCGGATGCCATGGAAACGGTGCAGTTCCTGACCTGGACACTCAAAAACATGCCGAAGCCTGATGCGTCGTTGGGTATGGTGCCGGTCGCCTACGACATTGTGGCGCCAACGCTTAATAGCATTCAGGGTAAAAAAACCTATGATGGCCGCGCTGTAAAAAAAGGGGGTGGCTCATGA
- a CDS encoding HdaA/DnaA family protein, with amino-acid sequence MQQLILDLLPDQTPAMSHFLPGDNVELLAALENWLKQPVQAYPGNLFVIWGPTGCGKSFLSQCMVSAGFSPLPLSEMLLTAPDQGWTLEDAQKLDAHGQQDLFRHLVRLAHAGERLLVTLDLPPDAQTGLREDVRTRLGAGHIYRLEPLDEAAQRQLLAQRAAHRGWALTPDVLDYLYQRAPRDLSSLAGLIRRLDELSLEQKRRITLPLLREALTESAVTKD; translated from the coding sequence ATGCAACAACTGATACTCGATCTCTTGCCCGACCAGACACCCGCAATGAGCCATTTTTTGCCGGGCGATAACGTCGAATTACTGGCCGCCCTGGAAAACTGGCTGAAGCAGCCGGTTCAGGCGTATCCGGGCAATCTGTTTGTAATCTGGGGCCCTACCGGCTGCGGCAAATCATTTCTGAGTCAGTGCATGGTCAGTGCCGGCTTTAGCCCCTTGCCCCTTTCGGAGATGCTGTTAACCGCGCCCGATCAGGGTTGGACGCTGGAAGACGCCCAGAAGCTGGATGCCCATGGCCAGCAGGATCTGTTCCGGCATCTGGTGCGCCTGGCCCATGCGGGCGAGCGCCTTTTGGTCACCCTGGATTTGCCGCCTGATGCACAAACAGGGCTGCGGGAAGATGTGCGCACGCGCCTGGGCGCGGGACATATTTATCGCCTGGAACCCCTGGATGAGGCCGCACAGCGGCAACTTCTGGCGCAACGGGCTGCACATCGCGGCTGGGCACTAACGCCCGATGTGCTGGATTATCTCTATCAACGCGCCCCGCGTGATTTATCCAGTCTGGCGGGTCTCATCCGCCGTCTGGATGAGCTATCACTGGAGCAGAAGCGCCGAATTACCCTGCCCTTGCTGCGCGAAGCACTCACTGAATCAGCTGTCACTAAGGATTAA
- a CDS encoding HAD family hydrolase encodes MNQQRHLALFDLDNTLLNGDSDFEWAQFLISKGVVDPEIQAAKNAQFYADYKAGTLDIHAFLDFQLAPLARHERTQLDVWHGEFMQKHIRPIMLDNARALVNHHLALGHFCAVVTATNAFVTGDIAREFGIPHLIATIPGENQGAFTGKPVGTPSFQKGKITRVDAWLESIGLWQGSFERRWFYSDSHNDLPLLEWSTNPVAVDADDTLKAHATAQGWPTITLRDSTTPAALFQKIGLV; translated from the coding sequence ATGAATCAACAACGCCACCTTGCCTTATTTGATCTGGATAACACCCTGCTGAATGGTGATTCCGATTTTGAATGGGCACAGTTTTTAATCAGCAAAGGCGTGGTTGACCCAGAGATTCAGGCAGCCAAGAACGCCCAGTTTTATGCTGACTACAAAGCCGGCACCCTGGATATTCATGCCTTCCTGGATTTCCAACTGGCACCACTGGCACGGCATGAACGTACCCAGCTTGATGTCTGGCATGGTGAATTCATGCAAAAACACATTCGACCGATCATGCTGGACAACGCCCGCGCCCTGGTAAACCATCACCTGGCCTTGGGTCATTTTTGTGCCGTGGTCACTGCAACCAATGCCTTTGTTACGGGTGACATTGCCCGCGAATTCGGTATTCCGCATCTGATCGCCACAATTCCTGGAGAGAACCAGGGCGCCTTCACCGGCAAACCGGTGGGCACGCCGTCTTTCCAGAAAGGGAAGATCACGCGGGTGGATGCCTGGCTTGAATCAATCGGCCTCTGGCAAGGGAGTTTCGAGCGCCGCTGGTTCTACAGCGACTCACATAACGACCTGCCCCTGCTGGAATGGTCTACTAACCCGGTTGCCGTTGATGCGGATGACACACTAAAAGCCCATGCAACAGCTCAGGGCTGGCCCACTATTACCTTGCGCGACAGCACAACACCTGCTGCGCTCTTCCAGAAGATTGGTCTCGTTTAA
- a CDS encoding CBS domain-containing protein, whose product MSLTVRQLLNHKTSGVYATRPDASVLEALELMAREDISSVLVMEGDSLKGIFTERDYARKVILRGRNSRDTVIRELMTSQLITMSPDQTIDDCMSIMTEKHIRHLPVLEGEKVIGLISIGDVVKSIIAGHEETIQQLAGYIAGDLKT is encoded by the coding sequence ATGTCGCTTACCGTTCGCCAACTGCTTAATCATAAGACTTCGGGCGTTTACGCCACCCGCCCTGATGCTTCAGTCCTTGAAGCATTGGAACTGATGGCACGGGAGGACATTAGTTCCGTACTGGTCATGGAAGGCGATTCGCTCAAAGGTATTTTTACAGAGCGCGATTACGCACGCAAGGTGATTTTGCGAGGCCGCAACTCGCGTGATACCGTCATTCGCGAGCTGATGACCAGCCAACTGATTACCATGTCGCCGGATCAGACGATTGATGACTGTATGTCGATCATGACTGAGAAGCATATTCGTCACCTACCGGTTCTTGAAGGCGAAAAAGTCATTGGCCTCATCTCGATTGGTGATGTGGTGAAATCCATCATTGCCGGCCATGAAGAAACCATTCAACAACTGGCGGGTTATATTGCGGGTGACCTCAAGACCTGA
- the miaA gene encoding tRNA (adenosine(37)-N6)-dimethylallyltransferase MiaA → MVDKTPSLPPAILLLGPTASGKTDLALHLADQYPIDLISVDSALVFKDMNIGTAKPDAATLQRYPHALVDVITPEESYSAARFRDDALAAMAASTAQGRTPLLVGGTMLYSKALLEGLSDLPQANPELRAEIDVRAKQQGWPAIHQELAKLDPETAARLAPNDSQRIQRALEICLLSGKPASALYAEQQQQKKPPYRFLSLALLPSDRSWLHERIALRFKLMLQQGFVEEVEGLRAKYQLHADLPSMRCVGYRQAWEVLENTLAAKELEERGIYATRQLAKRQITWLSNTIECEKFDCLQNNNADLVGRRVSEFLQA, encoded by the coding sequence ATGGTCGATAAAACGCCATCACTACCTCCTGCCATATTGCTGCTCGGCCCGACGGCCAGCGGCAAAACGGATCTGGCACTCCATCTGGCCGATCAATACCCCATCGACCTGATCAGCGTGGACTCGGCACTGGTCTTCAAAGACATGAACATCGGCACGGCCAAACCCGATGCCGCGACCCTGCAACGCTACCCGCACGCATTGGTTGATGTCATTACTCCCGAAGAAAGCTATTCAGCGGCGCGCTTCCGTGATGATGCGTTAGCGGCCATGGCAGCCAGCACGGCTCAAGGGCGTACTCCACTGCTCGTCGGCGGTACCATGCTCTATAGCAAAGCGCTACTTGAAGGTCTGTCGGATCTACCGCAAGCCAATCCTGAACTGCGTGCCGAGATTGACGTGCGTGCTAAGCAACAGGGTTGGCCTGCCATTCACCAAGAGCTCGCTAAGCTCGACCCAGAAACTGCGGCACGCCTTGCCCCCAATGACTCGCAGCGCATTCAACGCGCACTGGAAATATGTTTGCTCAGCGGCAAGCCTGCCTCGGCGCTTTATGCCGAACAGCAGCAACAGAAAAAGCCGCCCTACCGCTTCCTCTCGCTTGCACTACTACCGAGTGATCGTAGCTGGTTACACGAACGCATCGCCCTGCGTTTTAAGCTAATGTTGCAACAAGGCTTTGTTGAAGAGGTCGAAGGACTGCGCGCAAAATACCAATTGCACGCCGATCTGCCTTCCATGCGCTGTGTCGGCTACCGCCAAGCCTGGGAGGTTTTAGAAAACACCTTAGCCGCCAAAGAACTGGAAGAACGCGGCATCTATGCAACGCGCCAATTAGCCAAGCGCCAGATCACCTGGCTCAGCAACACGATTGAATGTGAGAAATTTGACTGCCTTCAAAACAACAACGCCGACCTTGTAGGTCGGCGCGTTTCTGAGTTTCTACAGGCTTAA
- the pcnB gene encoding polynucleotide adenylyltransferase PcnB produces MIRRFVKKIFNRQTAPAVQRDPAIIPVKTHGITRDMLSRGAERVCEDLERAGYRAYVVGGAVRDLLLNRDPKDFDIATNATPEQVRRCCRRSRIIGRRFQIVHVMVGQELIEVTTFRALHEDASATDEHGRVLRDNTFGSQSDDAARRDFTVNALYYDPYDETIHDYHHGYADLKQRTLRMIGDPQVRYREDPVRMLRAVRLGAKLGLNLDPATRRPIREMADLLDNVPPARLFDEMLKLLTCGDALACLRRLRDEGLHHGVLPLLDVILEQPLGERFVEQALTNTDERIREGKSISPGFLFAALLWHEVLAYWNKRKAKGEIAIPALFAAMDDALDRQAEKLAITKRLVGDIKEIWSLQPRFEQRSGKRPYALLSHPRFRAGYDFMLLRAQTGEIDSELGDWWTKFHDADDAVQDALIAGAPKDNAPAKKRRRRSPNRRRTQNADGGNDAASGTPSE; encoded by the coding sequence ATGATCCGCCGTTTCGTCAAAAAGATTTTTAATCGTCAAACCGCCCCTGCTGTTCAACGAGACCCCGCGATCATTCCGGTTAAGACACACGGCATTACCCGGGACATGCTGAGCCGGGGTGCCGAACGGGTTTGTGAGGATCTGGAACGCGCTGGTTACCGGGCTTATGTGGTTGGTGGTGCCGTGCGCGACCTCTTGCTGAATCGCGACCCCAAAGATTTTGATATCGCCACGAACGCCACACCGGAACAAGTGCGCCGTTGTTGCCGCCGGTCCCGCATCATCGGGCGACGCTTCCAGATTGTGCATGTGATGGTGGGGCAGGAACTGATTGAAGTCACCACCTTCCGTGCCCTGCACGAAGATGCTTCCGCAACGGATGAGCATGGTCGTGTCCTACGCGACAACACCTTCGGCTCACAATCGGACGATGCCGCTCGCCGCGACTTTACGGTGAATGCACTCTATTACGATCCGTATGACGAAACCATTCACGACTACCATCACGGCTACGCTGATCTGAAGCAGCGCACGTTACGCATGATTGGTGACCCCCAAGTACGTTATCGGGAAGATCCCGTACGCATGCTGCGTGCCGTCCGCCTGGGTGCCAAGCTGGGCCTGAACCTTGACCCGGCGACCCGCCGCCCCATTCGTGAAATGGCGGACTTACTCGACAACGTACCGCCCGCCCGCTTGTTTGATGAAATGCTCAAGCTGCTCACCTGTGGTGATGCGCTGGCTTGTCTACGCCGTCTGCGTGACGAAGGTCTGCATCATGGCGTGTTGCCATTACTGGATGTGATCCTTGAACAACCGCTGGGCGAACGCTTTGTGGAACAGGCGCTCACCAATACGGATGAGCGCATCCGCGAAGGCAAATCCATTTCTCCGGGCTTCCTGTTTGCCGCCCTGCTCTGGCACGAAGTGCTGGCCTACTGGAACAAACGCAAAGCCAAGGGTGAAATTGCAATTCCTGCACTGTTTGCCGCAATGGATGACGCCCTGGACCGCCAGGCTGAAAAGCTCGCCATCACCAAGCGTCTGGTCGGTGACATCAAGGAAATCTGGTCGCTGCAACCGCGCTTCGAACAGCGCAGCGGCAAGCGACCTTATGCCCTGCTCAGCCATCCGCGCTTCCGTGCGGGCTATGACTTCATGTTGCTACGGGCACAGACCGGTGAAATCGATAGCGAACTGGGTGACTGGTGGACAAAATTCCATGATGCCGATGATGCCGTTCAGGATGCCCTCATTGCTGGGGCCCCTAAAGACAACGCGCCTGCCAAGAAGCGTCGGCGCCGTAGTCCTAATCGTCGCCGTACCCAGAATGCGGATGGCGGCAACGACGCAGCATCTGGCACACCGAGCGAATAA
- the panC gene encoding pantoate--beta-alanine ligase, translating to MEIYSNVADLRAALNKLRQQNRRIGFVPTMGNLHAGHISLMHQAKTHADCVVASIFVNRLQFGPNEDFDKYPRTFEADCAQLREAGVDFLFAPTENDLYPEPQTYAVEPPEIQFMLEGECRPGHFRGVATVVMKLFQIVQPDVAVFGKKDYQQLMVIRNMTNQFMLPIRIIGGETVRAEDSLALSSRNGYLSPEERAEAPRLQQTLQNIRQAVLSGDHDYEALCRKAAANLDSHGWKTDYISIRRQQDLAPATAADRDLVIVAASRLGTPRLLDNLEI from the coding sequence ATGGAAATCTATTCGAACGTTGCCGACCTGCGGGCGGCCCTGAATAAACTACGCCAGCAAAATCGCCGTATCGGCTTTGTGCCCACAATGGGTAACTTGCATGCCGGCCACATCAGCCTGATGCATCAGGCCAAAACGCACGCGGACTGCGTGGTGGCGAGTATTTTCGTGAATCGCCTGCAATTTGGTCCGAACGAAGACTTCGACAAATATCCCCGCACGTTTGAAGCCGATTGCGCGCAACTCCGTGAAGCAGGTGTTGATTTTCTGTTTGCGCCAACCGAAAACGATTTGTATCCGGAACCGCAAACCTACGCGGTTGAGCCCCCGGAAATTCAGTTTATGCTGGAAGGCGAATGCCGCCCCGGCCATTTCCGCGGTGTTGCCACGGTGGTCATGAAACTATTTCAGATTGTGCAGCCAGATGTTGCCGTATTCGGTAAGAAGGATTACCAACAGCTGATGGTGATTCGCAACATGACGAATCAATTTATGCTGCCGATACGCATTATTGGTGGTGAAACAGTCCGTGCCGAAGACAGCCTGGCATTATCTTCCCGTAACGGCTACCTCAGCCCGGAAGAGCGTGCCGAGGCACCCCGTCTGCAACAGACCCTCCAAAACATACGTCAGGCCGTTCTATCAGGTGATCATGACTATGAGGCACTGTGTCGAAAAGCCGCTGCAAACCTGGATTCTCATGGCTGGAAAACTGATTACATCAGTATCCGTCGTCAACAAGATCTGGCGCCAGCTACCGCCGCAGATCGCGATTTAGTCATCGTTGCCGCCTCAAGGCTGGGCACGCCACGACTTCTGGACAATCTTGAGATCTAG
- the panB gene encoding 3-methyl-2-oxobutanoate hydroxymethyltransferase — MSAQTTQRRLHPLDLARQRERGEKVVMLTCYDATFARVSEASGVDALLVGDSLGMVLQGHDSTLPVSQADMVYHVACVARGCQRPLIIADMPFGTYQESPELAFRNAAQLMAAGAQMVKIEGGREMATTTAFLTARGIPVCGHIGLTPQSVFQLGGYRVQGRADGDRERLLTDAMTLEEAGASLLVLEAMPAKVADFITEHLRIPTIGIGASAGCSGQVLVLHDMLDIAPGKKPRFVKNFMAGKNSVGAAITAYVEEVRSGTFPGPEQLYPE; from the coding sequence ATGTCAGCTCAAACCACTCAGCGTCGGCTCCATCCCCTAGACCTTGCTCGCCAGCGTGAACGCGGCGAAAAGGTTGTTATGCTGACTTGCTATGACGCCACTTTTGCCCGCGTCTCTGAAGCCAGTGGCGTTGACGCACTGCTCGTCGGAGATTCTCTGGGCATGGTATTACAAGGCCATGACTCCACCCTGCCCGTATCGCAAGCGGACATGGTTTATCACGTTGCCTGTGTCGCGCGCGGTTGCCAACGCCCGCTGATTATTGCCGACATGCCGTTTGGCACTTACCAGGAAAGCCCGGAGCTGGCGTTTCGCAACGCGGCACAACTGATGGCTGCTGGCGCACAGATGGTAAAAATCGAAGGTGGGCGCGAAATGGCGACGACAACCGCGTTTCTCACTGCGCGGGGCATTCCTGTGTGTGGTCATATTGGTCTCACACCACAATCCGTTTTTCAGCTGGGTGGCTACCGTGTTCAAGGCCGTGCCGATGGCGATCGCGAACGTCTGCTCACCGATGCCATGACACTGGAAGAAGCAGGCGCCAGCCTGCTGGTGCTCGAAGCCATGCCTGCCAAGGTAGCCGATTTCATTACCGAGCACTTGCGCATTCCGACCATTGGTATTGGTGCCAGCGCTGGCTGTTCCGGTCAAGTCCTTGTCCTGCACGACATGCTGGACATCGCCCCAGGCAAAAAGCCGCGTTTCGTTAAAAACTTCATGGCAGGCAAAAACTCCGTAGGCGCTGCCATTACCGCCTATGTTGAGGAAGTCCGGTCGGGCACCTTCCCTGGCCCTGAACAGCTCTATCCGGAATAA
- the cobA gene encoding uroporphyrinogen-III C-methyltransferase, with translation MSDFLLERLSSFLSGVNASSPPLAAGQVSLVGAGPGNPELLTLLAMRRIIEADVVLYDNLVGPAILDLVSPEAARHYVGKKAAKHALPQEEVNQWLVRLAQSGKRVVRLKGGDPFVFGRGGEEMEALLAAGVDVEIVPGITAAVGCAAYAGIPLTHRDWAQSVTFATGHLKHGLSELDWPGLARPTQTVVFYMGMTAAAGIAEALMAHGRNPETPVAVIYHGTRPDQKVVIATLATLAQKISAAAMKPPALLIVGEVVKLYRPD, from the coding sequence ATGTCTGATTTTCTATTAGAACGTTTGAGCTCGTTTTTGTCTGGTGTTAACGCCAGTTCGCCGCCGTTAGCTGCGGGACAAGTCAGTTTGGTAGGGGCCGGGCCAGGGAATCCAGAGCTGCTCACGTTGCTAGCCATGCGTCGAATTATTGAAGCAGATGTGGTGCTTTATGACAACCTGGTGGGGCCGGCCATTCTAGACCTGGTATCGCCCGAGGCAGCACGCCATTACGTGGGTAAAAAAGCCGCTAAGCATGCGTTGCCGCAAGAAGAGGTTAACCAGTGGTTAGTGCGTCTGGCGCAGTCCGGTAAACGGGTTGTGCGCTTAAAAGGGGGCGATCCCTTTGTATTTGGTCGAGGCGGTGAAGAAATGGAAGCCTTGCTTGCGGCCGGTGTTGATGTCGAGATTGTGCCCGGGATTACTGCGGCGGTGGGTTGTGCGGCTTACGCCGGTATTCCGCTGACGCATCGCGATTGGGCGCAGTCGGTCACTTTTGCCACGGGGCATCTGAAGCATGGATTGAGTGAACTGGATTGGCCGGGGCTGGCCCGACCGACGCAGACGGTGGTGTTTTATATGGGGATGACGGCAGCAGCAGGGATTGCCGAAGCATTGATGGCCCATGGCCGGAATCCAGAGACACCTGTTGCCGTGATTTACCATGGCACGCGACCGGATCAGAAAGTTGTGATCGCTACACTAGCCACATTGGCACAAAAAATTAGCGCTGCGGCCATGAAGCCACCAGCGCTATTGATTGTGGGTGAGGTGGTCAAGCTCTACCGACCCGATTAG
- the folK gene encoding 2-amino-4-hydroxy-6-hydroxymethyldihydropteridine diphosphokinase: MPTLLSHLAVIGLGANLGDARQTLQEALQALQSNVGTADWLVSPLYRTAPIGGDAAQPDYINGVALFQTNLAPEALMLWLLETERHFGRDRSQDIARNSPRTLDLDLLLYDEITMDTPLLVLPHPRLHERAFVLRPLSDIAPDLVIPGQGSVRSLLPTVSDQAIHRLE, encoded by the coding sequence ATGCCGACCTTGTTATCGCACCTGGCCGTTATCGGTTTAGGTGCCAATCTGGGTGATGCGCGTCAGACACTGCAAGAAGCCCTGCAAGCGTTACAAAGTAATGTAGGCACTGCAGACTGGCTTGTGTCGCCGCTTTACAGGACAGCCCCGATTGGCGGCGATGCAGCGCAACCGGATTACATCAACGGCGTGGCTCTCTTTCAAACGAATCTGGCACCCGAAGCCCTGATGCTGTGGTTACTGGAAACAGAACGCCATTTCGGGCGGGATCGCAGCCAAGACATTGCCCGTAATTCGCCACGCACGCTGGATCTGGATCTCTTGCTCTACGACGAGATCACCATGGATACCCCGCTGCTGGTGTTGCCACACCCAAGGCTGCACGAACGCGCATTTGTGCTGCGACCGCTAAGTGATATTGCGCCGGACCTGGTGATTCCCGGCCAAGGATCGGTGCGTTCGTTGTTACCGACCGTATCAGATCAGGCGATTCACCGCTTAGAATGA